A window from Bufo bufo chromosome 1, aBufBuf1.1, whole genome shotgun sequence encodes these proteins:
- the TMEM243 gene encoding transmembrane protein 243, which yields MTEEHTPFIMEDYTTRTYGTGGLDNRPLFGETSARDRIINLIVGGLTSLLVLVTFISAFVFPQPPPKPVNVFFAVCIFLCSITGLILIFWYRQGDLEPKFRNLIYYILFSIVMLCICANLYFHDVGK from the exons ATGACTGAAGAACATACTCCGTTTATAATGGAGGACTACACCACCAGGACCTATGGAACCGGAGGCCTGGACAACAGACCACTGTTTGGGGAAACCTCTGCAAGG GATCGAATCATCAACCTCATTGTTGGTGGGTTAACGTCTCTGCTGGTCCTG GTAACATTTATCAGTGCTTTCGTttttccccagccgcctccaaaaccagtgaatgttttttttgctgtttgcaTATTCTTATGTTCAATTACTGGTCTCATACTG atATTTTGGTATCGGCAAGGAGACCTGGAACCCAAGTTCAGGAATctgatttattatatattattttctatAGTCATGTTATGTATATGTGCCAACCTATACTTTCATGATGTGGGGAAATGA